The Chelatococcus sp. HY11 genome includes a window with the following:
- a CDS encoding enoyl-CoA hydratase-related protein translates to MQDNTEAGVAVVERDNQGSCAILRLNRPEALNALNAEVLRALGEAIDTVAKDDAVRALIITGAGPKAFCAGADIKEFIAQSPLAMKERAELGQSTFARLGRLNVPSIAAINGFAFGGGFELALACTFRVALASAKMGLPEVKLGLLPGFGGTQRLPRLIGEARALELIMSGRFIDAAEADKFGLVNRVASEDVVSAAIAFAGEFTGFSLSSQSLARAAVERGASVSLDEGLRIEAELFGLVSSSEDAAEGCAAFVEKRAAVFKDR, encoded by the coding sequence ATGCAAGACAATACGGAGGCCGGTGTGGCTGTAGTCGAACGCGACAATCAGGGATCCTGCGCTATTCTGCGGCTGAACAGGCCTGAAGCTCTCAATGCGCTGAATGCCGAAGTCCTCCGCGCGCTCGGCGAAGCGATCGACACGGTGGCGAAGGATGACGCCGTGCGTGCGCTCATCATCACGGGCGCGGGCCCCAAGGCCTTCTGCGCCGGCGCCGATATCAAGGAATTCATTGCCCAGTCGCCCCTCGCCATGAAGGAACGGGCGGAGCTTGGCCAGTCGACCTTCGCCAGGCTCGGGCGCCTCAATGTCCCCTCCATCGCGGCGATCAATGGTTTCGCCTTCGGCGGCGGCTTTGAACTGGCTCTCGCCTGCACCTTCCGGGTGGCGCTGGCATCGGCCAAGATGGGCCTGCCGGAAGTCAAGCTCGGGCTCCTTCCCGGCTTCGGCGGCACGCAACGCTTGCCGCGCCTCATCGGCGAAGCCCGCGCGCTTGAGCTGATCATGAGCGGGCGGTTCATCGATGCCGCGGAAGCCGACAAGTTCGGCCTCGTCAACCGTGTCGCGAGCGAGGACGTGGTTTCCGCGGCGATTGCCTTTGCCGGCGAATTCACGGGGTTCAGCCTCTCCTCCCAGAGCCTCGCGCGCGCCGCCGTGGAACGGGGGGCTTCCGTCTCGCTCGACGAGGGTTTGCGGATCGAGGCCGAGCTCTTCGGGCTTGTCTCCTCGAGCGAGGATGCGGCGGAAGGCTGCGCCGCGTTCGTCGAGAAGCGGGCGGCGGTTTTCAAGGATCGCTAA